From Anastrepha obliqua isolate idAnaObli1 chromosome 3, idAnaObli1_1.0, whole genome shotgun sequence:
ccatctgaaaccataattggcgatcgttaccgactgcaccTTAAACGTTGAAACGAGCTCTCAAAGGAAGGCGGCCGGAATAGGACAGTAGAcatgaaaaattgattttgctgcatgacaacgttAGGCcgcacgttgctaaatcggtccagaaatatttagaggtactgaattgggaaatcttgtccCTCCCACcttattccccagacattgctcCTTCGGCTTAGCATCTGTTCCCATCCGATTCcgaatgcagtcagcccttactggagagcggttcacttcttacgagagcatcgcaaactggctcaatgaatggattaagtcaaaagaactcagAGGAACCcgaatgctgcctgaaagatagaGTAAAGATGTAGCTtctaatggcacatacttcgcaaaatatcatatattatttaattgtgtgaataattcgtaactttagctaagaaaagacgaaaacttaatcccatacccaataagtaatactatttttaaaacatatcgctcaaaaactttgaaatcgTAATAAATTCACAAAGAGGATTTTGATTCTTATCATTTCTGATCTTTCATGTTGTTGCTCTTTTTAAAGGACGCTGTATTCGCTTAGGTTGTAAGGGAAGAAATTCTAATGGGAATGcataattgtataaaaaaaatcaagtcgTTGAGATGATGATTTCCCAAATTTTTCGCTTAATACAGATTATCAAATTGCTAAGTACCACGTTTTTAATATATGAAGTATTTATGCAATTGCGGCAAGGCACAGTGGTCGAAATGGTCAATCTAGCGGAATTTAATTTATATCTCTAAAAAAGAAGACAACAAGCGACATACATTCTTTGGTTGTGTATAATACAAACGATATAAAGTTTctgaaatacttttaaaaacaagactttatttatatttttttatttaaatttgttaaagtaGTTGAAGTAGTATATTTTTAACGATGTTCAATGTTCAACTTCAGTTTTATTTGATAGATGTAAGAGTGGAGCATATCAGTTAAATCAAGTTAAAATTAACAAAGACAGTAACAGTTAACActcaatacaaaaatatttctcaattttttattatttataacttattgatattaaattttattaatttttcagtcATAATTTGAGTCGCTTTCATCTCAACGAAACCCTCTATATTCGATATCTTTATCAAAAGAAGTTGCAATATTTCttagtaaaacattttttttaataacagtgCCTTTTAGATAAAGACTATATCGCGGGGTCGGATGACCGGAAAAGAACATTCATTAACTTTTCCATATTTGTGCCTTGATCTCTTTATTTTATGATGCTCGCGCTAATTTGTTTCTAGTTTCCCGTGCTTCTTCTGGCATTTGTCCGATTGGAAGTGGAACATCATCCATAATGGCAGTTTCGTGAATTAACATTTTATGTACGGAGCTGGGTATATAGAATCAGGGATATTTCCTAACAAAGAGTTCAGTTTATTTTTGTAACGTATTATCGAAAAGATTCAATATTAATTCAATGTCCCTCGGAAATGGACCGTGGCATCTCGCCATCTATATAAAGATGCAATACTTCTACTTGTGTATTCGTGGACATCTTGGACATCTGAAAAAATACAAGCCTTAATTTTGTCAACCACGATTTAGTTAGCGTTCATCTTTGACACAACTTAGCGTTCATCTTTGACACAACATTTCGCTTGCCAGGTTTATCAAGGCCAGAGCTCGCCGCTAAGTTCGCTAAGCTTATCAGTAGAAGCTTAGTTAGCAACGGATGAACCTTTGCGAAGTTGAGTTTTGGATATGCAATGTGTGAACTCCTTTTCCCTTAGATCACGTTTGAGcaccttaagattaaaaggcaaCTCCGACCTACGAGAGGAGATCTAAatatcttagaagacttccgacACACTCCTATTTTTCACTGGGTGGATACATTATTTCCCAAACTCATTCTCTTCAGGAACTTTCATGGTCTCATTAATGAACGTACGGCCAGGAAAAATAATTCTATCACCTTCGAATCTGGATCTCAGATTTGGTACACTGACGGATCGAAATTAGAAGATGGTATAACAGGGGCAAGAATCAATGggccttaattaaaaaaatcgattccaatgGGTCTTTACCCAGAAGAAATGctgaaatacatgccattgagatATGTGTGAGGAAATGTCTCCTCATTtaaatactttcagatagtcaatCGGCTTTGAAAGTCCTTCTATCAACTACAATCAGCTCAAAAATGGTACATGACTGCCTGAACCTTCTTAATATGCTAGGGAACTTCAACACATTATTACTGGGTTGGGTTTCTGAATACGAAGGAAACGAAATAACGGACCAACTAGCCAAAAAGGGTCAAATATGCCGCTAATTGGTCCTCAACCTTTCTGCGGAATTAAAAAGGGCCACATAAATGAAACTCTCAGGAGATGGGAGTGAAGAAGTTTGTTGAACACTGGTGAAACTCTATCGGTTATCGAAAAGCGAAACAGGAATTTCTGATACGCTACTTTCACTTAGTagagtagacttaagacttttaactggttacttcACAGGCCAATGTAGcctgagatatcacttaaaGAAAATGTACCTCTCTGAGACCATCATCTGCCAATTCTGTCAAATGGAGACTTaaaattcagaacacattctttgtaaatgtcttgCACTAGACAGTAAACGGCTACGGCATCTTAGTGGTACTGCTGTGCCCGCACATAAACTATGGAGCAATAAGCCCTAAaatgtgttaacatttttaaaaagcctcaaAATAAAGGGTACCCCAGCAGGCTTTACGGAATAGATCTACTTTGGTCgcagtgcgcagtagcctaataataataatggctaCCTGTTCAATTCTCTACCAAGTTGCTGTTGAAATTTCTTAATCTCATACCTATATTTCggaattcatcatcatcatcatcattagcatTACAGTCTTGTGCAGACCATTGCTTCCACAACTACGGTTCTCCACTCCGATCGATTCTCTACTACTCCTTTCCAGTTTGTGATACCCATTTTCTGCAGGTCGGCTGTGACCTCATCTACCCAGCGTTTGTTTGGTCTCCCTCGACATCTCCGTCCAATTGGTTGTCTATGGAACGCTATATTGGCAGCTCTCCATTTGGGCATTCGGTACATGTGCCCCAGCCATCTGAttcgttgactttttataaagcgTATTGCGTTTCCATTACGTATCAATGTGTCTAGCTCATGATTGTATCTTATCCGAACCGTTCCGTCATCTCGCCGGGAATTGGTCCTCATTATATTTACCCTTATCCATAATATTAGCAAACATAAATGACTACATGTCTAACTATTTTTATAAGGAATTTCCTCATCGTCTCCTCATATTACAAATAACTCTCGTTGGGTAGCCGACACTTTTTGTAGAAAGTCGTACTATTGTAGTGAGTTTCAGTATGTAGTGTAAGTAAGAAAGCTAAGACTAAACTATACAGTCGGACAACATTAGATAGGGCCAATCCTTGCAGTGGATAATTGGTTTGGAGAAGATAAAACAATTTTCGACCGCTTTGATGCGCAACATTTGCGCAGAAGATTTCTTCACATTTCTCACTGAGAGCTGAGTTTGTCGTCggtgaattaaaaataattccatTCACGAGGAAGTTCGCTGGTTATGTGTCATacattgcagtgtattttaattttgacagCGAGTGTCGCCCGACGAAGTTTGATTCAGTTTGCACTATAAATTGGATTCTAAGAGATAATGGGTCACTAACTCTGGGTAAATTCACGAGTATTCATTGCTTCTGCAATATGTGCTCTTAAAATAAAGCGGCCTTATAAACTAGAGCAACTTCTGGTGTCCCCATCTACATGTTTACATAAACTTTTCCGACTTGCATAGaagaaaaacatgaaatattgcacgcataaaacaattttaattttttttttttatttaaaacattatttaaagtTTCATCAGTTACAAACAATTTAATTCTTCAATTTGGAGCAGGTTTTGATTTCAGAGGGATATTGAGTGAACACCGAAATCAGGTCGGTTACAGTGGAGACAGCGCAACCGGCATAGGTAGCTGGCGTGGATGGCAATTTCTTCGCCAGACTAATAGTTTTAGAGACCTGTCCCTTCAGTGTAATCAGTTTATTTATCAACTTAATGAAACACTTGAATGGAGTTTTCTTATTTCCATCGGTCGCATCGTCGAGAGCACCGTTGTTGCAAACGTTGCTGTTCAGGTGGATGATGTCATTGCAAGTGATTACAACCGCTTGTACTTGGCTAATAAGTGCGGTAAAGCTCTTCAAGGCGCCCGTGTTGCAATCCTTAACGGCATCAAGGAAATCTACTGCAACATTACGAAGGTTCATGACTGCTTTGATAGTACAATTAACACCTTTCAGAGTACGTAAACTGGCTTTGAGAGTAAAGTAGAATatccataaaatattgaatgatTCCGCATCAGTGATCTCGTCGGCAAAGTCCAAAGGAGTGAATTCCGGTAGTTCATCATTTTCAATACTTCCAAGCGAATAATCAATATCGGCCTGAGGATAAAAGGATCGAAAAATTATTGCTGTTGAAGATACACTTATTCTGGTAATCGAATATTTTAACTTACCGCGGCTACTGCCAAGCACAGTCCAAGGATGAATGCAAGCACAGCTAACTTCATTGTGATTTGTTTGAGTTGTAGGCACATTTGTCGTTGGCAATGAATCGCAGCGCGCTTTTATACCGTTGGAGAATACTAAGGGTGCTAGGCAAACACACGTGACACCGATGTGGagaattaaattttgcatatctTTGATGATAACTGACATAaccgataacaataatttttatcaaaaatttttatcgAGTCTCCCATAAGCCCCTGAACAAAGCCGAAAAATACTTGGCTTAAGACACTAAATCTTcttatcgaaaaattaaaaattgactaTTGTTTACGGTTAATGTggcattttttagtttataataCTGTAAAGATCGAAACTGCAGTGATATTTgtgataataaatatatttaccttAATTTATTCAGAGCGCGTTAAGATGGCTTCCTTCGACTGTCTAGACGCCCTCCAATGGGTTAAATGGAACTAATATATTtccaaattataattaatagatGTATTTTACTGACATGTACCGATTGATCCCGTCTGTAGTTCGCATTCTGCAGATCCGAACCGATCATTGAATAATGAAAGAAAGGAAAATCTCGTCCgtgtataataataaataaagaaacctATGGCTTACTGTTATTTAAAGCGAGGCTGAGACTCtacttataatattttatgcaaaaaagttgaatttgaataaTTGGCGAAAGCAGCTTTGCAAGcagcaaataatataaaacagattTACTCTCACTACATGCCCTGATTTTAATTCCCCGCCGCCTTTCGCCAATTATCCTAATTCAACCTTTTTGCACGAAATGTAGAGTCAGGCCTTAGATATCTCTCGCATTTCTCCCAAAATTGTTTAGGATTGTGAGTTGAGGTTAAACTCTGTTGCAAGGCGGAATGAGCTTGAACTTGTGTAGGTGCCGGGATACAGTGGTGTTGAAAACAACGAAGTGGCTGATGAATTGACGAACTGCTGATTAATGAAGTGTTCAATTGGACCAAGGATAATGGGAAGAATCAATTACATCAAGTAGCTCAGTAATAAATTCCATGAGAACTGTAGGTAGTACTGAAACCCTCAAAACAGCCTAGTGTTTTCTGAAAAGGGCTGCCAGGGTGAGTGCAAAATTCCTCCGAAGACACAGGAGGAGTGAGGTACTAGCTAAAATCTGCGAAGTTTGCTGAGGAGTATTTTCTAGAGGAAAATCTCTAATCTAACTGTACCTTCCTATGCTCAGACAGAGAAGGAGTGAGTCCTCAGCAGACGGTGGCACACTTccaaaaagaaactactcaatatttttccaaactgttttttttattttgaagtacaatccttccggttaatgatggaatacaacttcattcatatgactGCCTcagctagccatgcaccatcccatacgatcggtccaatttttcaacatattttcgattgtgtgcggctgtatttcagctatgacatcgcgtatgttggtcttcagtgcatcaattgttgctggtttgttgggataacactggtctttgacggcaccccaaagataataatccaacggcgtcaaatcagtttatcttacttttttcgcaaagtaacgcacatacgcttcattcggtgcttttcttcttcccattgtcgtacgtaattttcgtacacattctgcaacattaccatgattttcaaagtaatgtcgcaatatttcccagcgttctttgagcgtgtACACAatcattttcgttcagcgggagaataaaactaattttctgtcaaatcagatgacagctaagtgttaccattcttcaaataatcaAAGTTCAAATCCGTAAAGATAGATGACGGGCCCTGTATATCTTCCataaaaagctactcataaaaaaaccatctgccattcggagttggcttagaactgtagggaacaacattaagacgcactgCACAACTAGGAGGATGGCCAAACATCGAAAAAGGGtgtaattatacatatatacttatatgtatatttatacatttatgtatgtatagaaaaaaaGCGTTAGTGCCATCTAAGGATTTCAGATCAATCAGTCTGTTATCGTTCTTGCAGAGCTACTCTGTTGGTATCTCGGTAAATCCCCTGAAAACGGAGTTCGTCTTATTCACGGGAGATAGAAAATATATACAGACCAACTCCTCTCAATAGTGGGGTCTCCGTTGCCGCTCCCCAATAGGGTGAAGTCTTTGGAAGAGATCCTTGATAGGGCGCTAACGTGGAAGACCAACATTGAAGAGAGGATTAAGGAGGCAACATACGTCTTGCATAGGTGCACCGGCACTATTAGCAAAAGATAGGACTACTCGCCTAAAGTTACATACTGTCTACCTAACAcaataaagccaattttgttgCAAGGATTCCTCTTCTGGCACAACTCGCTGGAGAAGACGACGCCGGTTAAGTAGCTAGAAAGGGTCCAAAGTTCAGGCCTCATTGGAATAAGTAAACCTCTTGATACCACTTCTACTCTAGCGCTAAATTCAATACTGAATGTGGTACCCGTGCACACCGCAAGCAAAACCGCTGCTGCAATCCGATTGAGGTGTTCGGGTCACAAGCTAGACTTAGTAGCTACGGATAGTCCAGTATCcatagaaactttgagttcattccCATAGTGACTGATCAATGCACATCCGAGCGGCACTTTTTCCATTCACATTCCCTCAAGGGTAGAGTGGGCAGGTTGCAACATTTGGAGATCGGTCATGGTAAAGATGTTTGCAAATAGCTCGAAGTAGGACGCAAGGGTTGGTGTAGGAGTATTTTTCGAGGAGCTGCCTATAAAgttcaaattcaggctaccggacccCTATAGTGCTTTCCAAGCGGATGTAGCTGCAAACAAGGAAGAAGCAGTGGATTAGTTGCTTACTTTTGGAATTATGTGCTGTGATGGACAGGCAATCAGCAATTAAGGACCTGGGGTCGGTATTGGCTCCTGATTCTCTCTCAACTACATCTGAATACTTCAATATAAATGATAAGatccaaaaaagaaaataaagcagCCTCGAAAGAAGACCATAAACATATGAAAGAATTGAGTTCAGAAGAATCTGTCAGGTTTTGACGCAAGAAGTAAGTATGCTGGCGAGGGTATTCGCTTCCGACAAATTATTTTGAGAAAGATGTTATGAATATGACAATCAATCAATGAGAACAGCTAAGGAATTGAGTTTGGATTTCGAAAACACGTAATCGGATGCCTATGAGTACTTGGTTGTTAAAATATATCGAAGTTTTCTAAACATAGATAATCGCAGGAAAGGCAATTGTGAAACGTTATCGTATTTATAACATTTGaggatttttctgaaatttttgtttttaataagaaaaaacacgATACACCTTGAATTGGGCATCGACAATTTGTGTGCTGATTGTTAAATTACGTTCATATTTTAAATCTAAATTTTCATGTTCCATCACAGGCTTGTGTTCAAGTTTTATTCCTTTTTGTGGTGGCTACTTTATTATCGTCTGCCTTTTCCAAGTTCTATTGCTCTTTCCTTAATGTTATTGTATCCAATTGTAAATGACGTTTAGTGTGTGAATGAACAAAAGTAGAAAAGTCAATTATACACAAGACGTTGAAGTCCTACTTAGCGATATAGGTACACATACGTtgagtacatatgcatgtacgtatggatgtatgtatatatgtaagtacccAAGTTATTGACTACTGAAACAAATTGCTTGATTGGCTAGCACTTTTCTGCAAATACAAACTAGTCCGGAAATGGTTAGAAAATCACTAGTTGATAGTGATTTGATAATTCGTACTTGTAAAGGAGATATATACAGGATTCAGTATTTAAATCTGCTCTTAAACAAAATAccatttttattctattataatCACCGTTCAGATAGATTTTATCTCTCTTGTTAAATTATGAATTCGTTTTTTTGAAAGCTGGTTTCCTGTTGTCAAAAATAGCAAGGAATCTAAAATGTTGGGTAtttcaaacaaagaaaattgcgAGACTTAGCTATTTTAGATGGTTGAATCGCGactggaaaaacaaaaacatgccaTAAGTTCTAAGGACTTTAGAACAGGAGGTAGATTTTTATGTCCGATTTCAATAAAGCAACTGTTCATTACTTAATATTGACGAGCATAGTAACAACACAAGCCATTCGGTTTCAGTCAGTCATtgtgttaataaaaattagcCGGTAAAAAGTGAACTTACTAAAACTCGTCCTGTAGCTttgctattttctttttctcattTCATATGGATGACTCAATTGACTCCTTAGTCAAGTGAACCAAGCGTTTTGATCATGGTCttcaatttttctgaatattggTTTACAGGGCccggtactcgaagtgtaactaattaaaaaggccatacatttagtttggaaaattaattttattcaattcaatgtaaaaaaatgtgtgaaaatattacaaaattaagaatcaattttcttttgctcgatatgaccaccttttgccttgactatgccCTCGAGACGGCCGAGAAACGAATCCCAAGCTGcctgaatgtgacttgcagttaTTTAGGCTCACTCgcgaacaatggctttttttacCGCCTCGAGaccggtgaatcttttagttcggaccttgctttccaaaatggcccaaggagaataatccatcagactcgcgtctggtgaatttgagagccattgtgtgccctttatgaagttcgaaacgttgttttttagccattattGGTCCACTCGTGCTGTGGAAGACCgcgccgagtcctgttgaaacgccaTGGTCTgctaccgaaatgtttgtctgcccacggcttgaAAGTAACCTTCAGAAAACTTTCCgcataatatttcgcatttgctttgacgccagactcgatgaaaatgtttggagagcgcccatctgctgTTGCAGCGGCCCATACCATTGCCTGTGgcgtgctgcctcctggtggccaatcgatgactcaaattctcgcatGAATGGTGGGTCAAATAAACCCCAtggttttgggagtttacgaaatGTTCAgtctgaaaaattttctcgtcagaaagcaACTCTTTTGCTCTCTCagatctgacttgttgctgctttggtgtgagaccacggtcagatattttcttcttcagttctttcgccatttgattggcacttcgtcggagattggtacaagtcgcttcttcactttttgaactatttcgcgtgacgttgcagtcttttgattacCACCTCCATGCCGTGTCGCGATGCTATCAAGTTCGAGAAGCCTGCCTCAATGATAATTAAAATAGCTTTAGTTAAatagaaaagttgtttctaatagcgatcgcccctcggcagccaatgccaaacctccgagtgtatttctgccatgaaacagcttctcataaaaaatatctgccgttcggagttggctgcaaactataggtccctccatttgtcgaacaacattaagaagcacaccacaaataggaggagaagctcgcccaaacaccctAAGTAAGTcggtaagtgccaattataaataaataaaaataaaattaaagaaaagagtGACAAACTATCGAGTGTAGTTCAGCTATGAAACATCTCCTAATAAAAAagcatctgccattcggaggcggacCTCTTCATGTGTGGAACAaaataaagacgcacaccacatatTGGATAAGGACCTCGACCAAACACCCTACAAACGAAACTATTTGAATGTACGAAACAATAATCAAACATGTCTTGACATATGTTGCGCCCCTATGGTGGAAGGAGATAGAGATCCAGCTCACGCAAGCAAATCCTAACGACTAGCCGGCGTGGGCATTACACTGTGCCACGAAATTTCAGACTATGGAAGTGAGATGATCAACAAACACACAAGGGCGGTGCACTTGACCGTGAGGGAATATGACGTGCGATTATTTCAAACTATTACCTACAAACAGCAGGGTACACCCCATATGAGTATAGGCACACAGGTAATGAAGTGTCAGATATCCTGCTTGAGCCACGTAGCAATTTATAGACACAAAACACTTGTTTggactgttattattattaccattttttttttgggtaaggGGGTGgaaaatgcctaatgcatcatcaaagctgccgtcGCAGCAATGGTTTGTCCGGATACTAAAAAACTCTTCCTCGTTTGGAAGCGTCGCTCAATATGGAACTGCTTTCTCATTCGTTCCACCTTCCTCATTGCAAGGCCTTTGTGCCTGCGTCAGGTGCTGCTTTTTTATCGGAAGAATTCTTTCCGTGAAATGATGAATGATCTCCCAGGTTTCCTCGCTacttagcatcttgtcgattacattttcagtggttatgtgaccgactgcattctccagCGTTCGACGTTCTTGTTCCCAACGCATGCATTGGAAGAATGTGTGCTCAGCGTCATCTTCGGCGGCATCCCCATGTATAATATGCATGAGGGGTGTTCGCATTTCCCTATTGGAGTGTTATGGAATTTTATTAGGGGAAGCTATTATATCTGGATGTACACACATGTAAGAGGGTCTAACATTTTCAGACGTACTAGAAAGGTAAAGCAGAAGACAAAACCATAATTCCTAAAATATCAGCGATGAGATCCAAGACACTTCTTTATCTTGCCAAGCACGCAGTAAGGTAGGCACATACTTTCATGCTGCTTAGGGGGAGCAATGGAGCATTTGCCGGTCTGAACGAGCGCAAATGACGCTTTTTGCAGATTGTACGAGAAGAAGTTTCTACAATTTCCATACTATTCTTTTCGAGTTCACCGCACCTGCAGGGACCCGAAGGTTCAGCGTGAAAGTCTTTACAGACTCAACACATTTTTACCTCGGCGACTATGTTGATAAATATTTGGGCATCGCAAGCCCGTGAGTTATTATTGAAGAACCAATCGGCTTGAAGTTCAGAAAAAAGGCTAACTAGTTCTGGCTCCAGCTGTGAAGTAACCAGTGTTATTTATCGCTTACGTATACATTTATTTCCTGCTTCGCCTACTTTGGTGATTCTTTATCTTCGTCACTTGCACCTTGCCTTCGCTTGATTGCACTGCACTAATTTTCAACGTTCGCTTCGTTGATGGTCGCGCATCCGACTGAGGATATAAAATGCGCTTTCTTAGCTAATTGGAAttgaaacataaattaaaaGTCGGAAACAGAAACATATTCGCCAACACTACAAcgaaagcaaataaaacaacaacaaacgtgGCCATCAATGCTGGACTGCAATATAAAATAGGAGCACATTGGGTGTGTGGTAGGATATTACGAAACGTCTCATTTTACTATTTCTTAGGCGATGGCTGTCCTTTCGCCTTTGCCTCGTCCTTTGATACTTCAATTTGCAGGCAACGTCACGTTGCAACTTTTGTGGTAATGTGCTAACATTaccattactatttttttattattattgttgttgtggttgcacAACAATTGCCCGCCAACCTGGTCCTTTCGCTCATCGTTTCGCTTGCTTCCTTGATTCGCCTTTTGCTGTTGTCAGAAGATTAACTGTTGGCAATAATTTCGTTACGCTTTagctttgttttattattttattctttggTATACTTCAAGGCGTTATAGCCGTGTATTTTTGTTAGTATTTCATTTGAGTGCATGTGCGGCTTAGTATTGTTCTTGTGTGTTGGTATCGTTGAAGTGTGACTGTCAAAGATGAATGTGGGAGCAATAAGCCTTTGATTGGTTtcgatataaaaatttactgcCCAAGTGTTTTACAGTATTTCGACTGCCATTGGTGAGTGAGTACGTTTTAAGTCAGAGAACTAAATAGACAGTAGTGAAATTGAAAATCCAGACAGATTGGTTGGTTGGTAGTTGCGACTGACAACCTTAACTTACCTTACTATCTACCTCAACATTCATTTTAAGAAGGTTCGCAAAGAACTGGTTCTATTTTCA
This genomic window contains:
- the LOC129242784 gene encoding uncharacterized protein LOC129242784, which gives rise to MKLAVLAFILGLCLAVAAADIDYSLGSIENDELPEFTPLDFADEITDAESFNILWIFYFTLKASLRTLKGVNCTIKAVMNLRNVAVDFLDAVKDCNTGALKSFTALISQVQAVVITCNDIIHLNSNVCNNGALDDATDGNKKTPFKCFIKLINKLITLKGQVSKTISLAKKLPSTPATYAGCAVSTVTDLISVFTQYPSEIKTCSKLKN